In Desulfobulbaceae bacterium, a single window of DNA contains:
- a CDS encoding J domain-containing protein: MTEKWQRIVAAKTLLGLGDQASMREIKEAYRKCAKEVHPDLAVPGKPVTPMQEINAAYAVLLEYCLNRRLPLLPPESGDEAMDPEDWWFDRFGEDPLWGRTRS; the protein is encoded by the coding sequence ATGACAGAGAAGTGGCAAAGGATTGTGGCTGCCAAAACACTCCTGGGGTTAGGTGATCAGGCTAGCATGCGAGAAATCAAGGAGGCGTACCGGAAGTGTGCTAAAGAAGTTCATCCTGACTTGGCCGTGCCTGGGAAGCCTGTGACTCCGATGCAGGAGATAAATGCCGCCTACGCTGTACTGCTCGAGTACTGCCTGAACCGTCGTCTCCCCTTGTTGCCACCGGAGAGCGGTGATGAGGCCATGGATCCCGAGGACTGGTGGTTCGACCGTTTTGGTGAAGATCCACTTTGGGGTCGCACCCGGTCCTAG
- the plsY gene encoding glycerol-3-phosphate 1-O-acyltransferase PlsY has product MWSGMEYFLVIAGYLIGSIPFGLVLGKCLGIDVRSAGSGNIGATNVNRLLGKKMGAITLLADAGKAVLPMLAAAKILGNAPSVQFWVAATGGAAFLGHLYPLYLKFKGGKGVATALGIFFYLQPLAVALCIVVFVAVVRVWGYVSLGSLIAAALMPILVFLFEGSGHKVYLAALVAGLIWLKHTENIRRLVNHEENSIRKKITLVKDEPAEKL; this is encoded by the coding sequence ATGTGGAGCGGTATGGAATACTTTCTGGTCATTGCAGGATATCTGATTGGTTCAATCCCTTTTGGCTTGGTTCTGGGGAAGTGTTTAGGTATTGATGTTCGCTCAGCAGGAAGCGGTAACATTGGGGCAACCAACGTTAACCGCCTGTTGGGCAAGAAGATGGGCGCCATTACCCTGTTGGCGGATGCCGGCAAGGCGGTGCTGCCGATGCTGGCGGCAGCCAAGATTCTCGGTAATGCGCCCTCTGTTCAGTTCTGGGTGGCGGCGACTGGCGGTGCGGCCTTCCTTGGTCATTTATACCCTCTCTATCTGAAATTCAAGGGCGGAAAAGGGGTGGCTACGGCGCTGGGGATCTTTTTTTATCTTCAACCGTTGGCAGTGGCGTTATGTATTGTAGTCTTTGTCGCTGTGGTCCGGGTTTGGGGGTATGTTTCGCTGGGCTCTTTGATCGCTGCCGCCCTGATGCCGATCCTGGTCTTTCTTTTTGAAGGGTCGGGGCATAAGGTGTATCTGGCCGCCTTAGTGGCCGGTCTGATCTGGCTTAAGCATACCGAGAACATCAGGCGCCTTGTAAATCATGAGGAGAATAGTATTCGGAAAAAAATCACCCTCGTTAAAGACGAACCAGCAGAGAAACTATGA
- a CDS encoding HEAT repeat domain-containing protein: protein MPPQGIRALSRQVSDWLKGPSLESALADLASIPPDKALKPLFSCLCSCDPEIKWRAVSAMGRTVAALADHEMEDARVVMRRFMWMLNDESGGIGWGVPEAMAEVLSCHAGLAGEYTHILVSFMREDGFYLELEALQRGLIWGVARLAGAAPDLLRSKDAVRYLLPYLVTVDPTIQGLTCLALGRLGDRQSLSYLPPFFEDPRTLAIYQNGEFIETTVGELARQADALLIRVDD from the coding sequence GTGCCTCCCCAGGGAATCAGGGCATTGAGTCGCCAGGTCAGTGACTGGCTCAAGGGTCCGTCACTTGAGTCTGCGTTGGCTGACCTGGCCTCGATCCCTCCAGATAAGGCGTTGAAGCCGCTCTTCTCCTGTCTCTGTAGTTGTGATCCCGAGATAAAATGGCGGGCGGTGTCGGCCATGGGTCGAACCGTGGCAGCCCTCGCTGATCATGAGATGGAAGACGCCAGGGTGGTTATGCGTCGCTTTATGTGGATGCTTAACGATGAGTCTGGCGGTATCGGTTGGGGGGTGCCTGAGGCTATGGCCGAGGTACTCTCCTGCCATGCCGGACTGGCTGGGGAGTACACCCATATCCTCGTCTCTTTTATGAGGGAGGATGGATTTTATCTGGAACTTGAAGCCCTGCAACGAGGCTTGATTTGGGGGGTGGCCCGCTTGGCCGGGGCCGCCCCCGACCTGCTTCGGTCCAAGGACGCAGTGCGTTACCTTCTGCCCTATCTGGTGACTGTTGATCCTACCATCCAAGGCCTGACCTGTCTTGCCTTGGGTCGGTTGGGGGACCGGCAGTCTCTATCGTACCTCCCCCCCTTCTTTGAAGACCCACGGACTCTTGCCATCTATCAGAATGGTGAATTTATCGAAACGACCGTTGGTGAACTTGCCCGGCAGGCGGATGCTTTGCTTATAAGGGTCGACGACTGA
- the hcp gene encoding hydroxylamine reductase — MYCNQCEQTAKGIACSTIGVCGKDAQVSDLQDLLIHATQGLSLYAHAARQQGIIDPTVNLFTCEAVFSTLTNVNFDPERLVTLIKKAVELREGLRTRLGGKTFSEAAANFTPAADMAGLVAQGEGVTPAADTTENPDILSLKQILLYGLKGVAAYTDHAKILGQEDDAVFAFIHEALAAILRHDIPMDQWVGLVLKCGEINLRAMELLDAGNTGTFGHPVPTQVPLGAKTGKAILVSGHDLKDLAEILKQTEGKGINVYTHGEMLPCHGYPELKKFSHLHGHYGTAWQNQGKEFAEFPGAIVMTTNCIQKPKDSYCGNIFTSGLVAWPGVAHITNNDFTPAINKALSMPGFAADTDKGSVMVGFARNTVLSVADKVIDAVKGKAIRHFFLVAGCDGAKPGRNYYTEFVEQVPTDCMVLTLACGKFRFFDQQLGDIGGIPRLLDIGQCNDAYSAIQIASALAGAFNCGVNDLPLSMVLSWYEQKAVAILLTLFHLGIQDIRLGPTLPAFVTPNVLDVLIKTFKIKPITTPADDLKAILGT, encoded by the coding sequence ATGTATTGCAACCAGTGTGAACAAACCGCCAAAGGAATCGCTTGCTCAACAATCGGCGTCTGCGGAAAAGACGCTCAAGTTTCCGACCTACAAGACCTGCTGATCCATGCGACCCAAGGCTTAAGCCTGTATGCCCATGCCGCACGGCAACAAGGCATCATCGATCCAACGGTAAATCTTTTCACCTGCGAGGCCGTTTTTTCAACCCTGACCAACGTCAACTTCGATCCCGAACGACTGGTCACCCTGATCAAAAAAGCCGTTGAGTTGCGAGAGGGTTTGCGCACTCGTCTTGGCGGAAAAACTTTCAGCGAGGCCGCTGCCAATTTCACCCCGGCTGCGGACATGGCCGGTCTGGTTGCCCAGGGCGAAGGCGTCACCCCTGCCGCTGACACCACTGAGAACCCCGACATTCTGTCCTTGAAGCAAATTTTGCTTTACGGGCTCAAGGGAGTAGCCGCTTATACCGATCACGCCAAAATTCTCGGACAGGAAGACGATGCGGTTTTTGCCTTCATCCACGAAGCCTTGGCAGCTATCCTGCGCCATGACATCCCCATGGATCAATGGGTAGGACTGGTCTTGAAGTGCGGAGAGATCAATCTTCGGGCCATGGAGTTATTGGATGCCGGCAATACCGGAACCTTCGGCCATCCGGTGCCAACTCAAGTGCCTCTGGGAGCCAAAACAGGTAAAGCTATCTTAGTCTCCGGTCACGACCTGAAAGACTTAGCAGAAATCCTGAAACAGACCGAGGGCAAGGGGATCAATGTCTACACCCATGGTGAGATGCTGCCCTGTCACGGCTATCCGGAACTAAAAAAATTCAGCCATTTGCATGGCCACTACGGTACGGCGTGGCAGAACCAGGGCAAGGAGTTTGCCGAGTTTCCCGGCGCCATTGTCATGACCACCAACTGCATCCAAAAGCCAAAAGACTCTTACTGCGGCAATATCTTTACCAGCGGTCTGGTCGCTTGGCCTGGCGTCGCTCATATTACCAACAACGACTTCACCCCTGCCATCAACAAGGCCTTATCTATGCCTGGTTTCGCTGCCGACACCGACAAGGGCTCGGTGATGGTCGGATTCGCCCGTAATACCGTGCTCTCGGTGGCAGACAAAGTTATCGACGCCGTCAAGGGCAAGGCCATACGGCACTTCTTCCTGGTTGCCGGCTGTGATGGAGCCAAACCTGGCCGCAATTACTACACTGAATTCGTTGAGCAAGTGCCGACCGACTGTATGGTCCTGACCCTGGCATGCGGCAAATTCCGATTCTTTGATCAGCAGCTTGGCGACATTGGGGGCATCCCCAGACTACTTGATATCGGCCAGTGTAACGATGCATACTCTGCAATCCAGATTGCCAGCGCCTTGGCTGGGGCCTTTAATTGCGGGGTCAACGATCTGCCTCTGTCCATGGTGCTTTCCTGGTATGAGCAAAAGGCTGTGGCCATCCTCCTGACCTTGTTCCATTTGGGAATTCAAGATATCCGTCTGGGACCGACTCTGCCGGCATTTGTCACCCCCAATGTCTTGGACGTCCTGATCAAGACCTTTAAAATCAAACCGATCACCACCCCGGCCGATGACCTGAAAGCCATCCTTGGCACGTGA
- a CDS encoding 4Fe-4S ferredoxin — protein MQVRRKIIEIDENLCNGCGQCIVDCAESALRIIDGKARLVADKYCDGLGACLKGCPTGALQIIEREAVDFDEEAVQELLRQQKAQGEKPTHAHGCPSATVQMHDPAKPHNLDQHTPCQTANRPVSLQSAGASALSHWPVQIRLVPPTAPFLTNADLLIAADCVPIAYAGFHQDLLSNRVVMMGCPKFDDGEAYVQKITEILTHSGIKSLLVAIMEVPCCQGMAAIVKKAVQVSGSTIPVKVTVISTKGEHLSRRPL, from the coding sequence ATGCAAGTACGACGAAAAATTATTGAGATTGACGAGAATCTATGCAACGGTTGCGGACAATGTATCGTCGATTGCGCTGAAAGCGCCCTGCGCATCATTGATGGCAAGGCCCGGCTCGTTGCTGACAAATACTGTGACGGTCTCGGGGCCTGTTTGAAGGGATGCCCGACTGGGGCTTTGCAGATTATTGAACGCGAAGCCGTCGATTTTGACGAAGAGGCGGTCCAGGAACTACTCAGGCAGCAAAAGGCCCAAGGAGAAAAACCGACCCATGCACACGGGTGCCCATCTGCCACCGTGCAGATGCACGACCCTGCGAAGCCACATAATTTAGACCAACACACCCCGTGCCAAACGGCGAACCGCCCTGTCAGCCTCCAGTCCGCCGGGGCCTCGGCCTTAAGTCACTGGCCGGTGCAGATCCGTCTGGTTCCACCAACCGCACCCTTTCTAACCAATGCCGATCTCCTGATCGCGGCCGACTGCGTCCCCATTGCCTATGCCGGGTTTCACCAGGACCTGCTATCCAACAGAGTTGTAATGATGGGATGCCCAAAATTCGATGACGGCGAAGCCTATGTTCAAAAAATCACTGAAATTTTGACGCACAGCGGAATCAAATCTCTACTGGTCGCCATCATGGAAGTCCCCTGCTGTCAAGGCATGGCGGCTATTGTCAAAAAAGCGGTTCAAGTATCCGGATCAACGATTCCCGTAAAAGTCACTGTAATCAGCACCAAAGGAGAACACCTCAGTCGTCGACCCTTATAA
- a CDS encoding nucleoside deaminase translates to MSMSDNTFMREAINLALTMMQEGHGGPFGAVIVKNGSIIARGFNQVTSSLDPTAHAEIDAIRKACQHLGQFRLDGCEIFVNCEPCPMCLAALYWAGIEKITYAATREDAEAIGFADNHIYQEINKPPTARAIPMVQIMRQDTLPAFAAWQALADKIPY, encoded by the coding sequence ATGTCAATGTCGGACAACACCTTCATGCGCGAGGCAATTAACCTGGCGCTCACCATGATGCAGGAAGGCCACGGCGGCCCCTTCGGAGCCGTTATCGTCAAGAACGGCTCCATCATCGCCCGTGGCTTCAATCAGGTCACATCATCTCTTGATCCCACCGCCCACGCCGAAATTGACGCCATCCGCAAAGCGTGCCAGCATTTGGGTCAATTTCGTCTCGACGGCTGCGAGATCTTCGTCAACTGCGAACCCTGCCCAATGTGCTTGGCCGCACTCTATTGGGCAGGCATCGAAAAAATCACTTATGCTGCAACCCGTGAAGATGCCGAGGCGATTGGCTTTGCCGACAATCATATCTATCAGGAGATCAATAAACCTCCTACGGCCAGGGCAATTCCGATGGTCCAGATTATGCGACAGGATACGCTGCCCGCCTTTGCTGCCTGGCAGGCATTAGCAGATAAGATCCCCTATTAA